A region from the Melioribacteraceae bacterium 4301-Me genome encodes:
- the dnaX gene encoding DNA polymerase III subunit gamma/tau — translation MNYVVTARKYRPQTFDEVVGQEHITKTLKNAIITNRIAHAYIFAGPRGVGKTSTARILAKSLNCLNRKSDGEPCNECEMCKAFSNSQSLDIIEIDGASNRRIEEIRQLRESVKYAPTKGSYKVYIIDEVHMLTTESFNALLKTLEEPPEHTIFIFATTDIHKVPLTIISRCQRFDFRRIELSTIKNALKKIAVSEGVSIDDTALTLIAKKSDGALRDAQSLFDQIISFSGNNIDSSILSKMLNLIDEDVYFAVSNAILDKNFNAAFEITHKLYENGWNFTDFINGLIEHFRNILTVIVKKDNNLIEAADVIKEKYLSYIGKFSESDILRILSFLNKTQWELKSSSNQKIKIEISLAHLIGLEKSATISEILNKIGNEKITRAQEANDLNSPSYSTKKKINSISNVTSVKKEEIKLPEVTSFIPPYSSVDSDFQKIIDKWQEFVEQVKTEKIFFGSVLVNSNPIKLVDNKLSITVEHPDDGGIIEENKSYLDKKTKEVFGKKIELHVKLDGDKTHQKETDSTQQNTVDESSIISAIINDLGGKEIK, via the coding sequence ATGAATTACGTTGTTACAGCCCGTAAATACAGACCTCAAACATTTGATGAAGTAGTAGGTCAAGAACATATTACTAAAACACTTAAGAATGCAATCATAACCAATAGGATTGCACATGCTTACATTTTTGCCGGACCTCGCGGTGTTGGTAAAACATCAACAGCAAGAATTTTGGCTAAAAGCTTGAACTGCCTAAACAGAAAATCAGATGGCGAACCATGCAACGAATGTGAAATGTGTAAAGCATTCTCAAATTCCCAATCACTTGATATTATAGAAATTGACGGTGCATCAAATAGAAGAATTGAAGAAATACGGCAACTTAGAGAATCTGTAAAGTATGCTCCAACCAAAGGAAGTTACAAAGTTTATATTATTGATGAAGTACATATGCTCACTACCGAATCTTTTAATGCTTTATTAAAAACTTTAGAAGAACCGCCAGAACATACAATTTTTATCTTTGCTACTACTGACATACATAAGGTACCATTAACCATTATTTCCAGATGCCAAAGGTTTGATTTTAGAAGGATTGAACTTTCTACAATAAAAAATGCACTTAAAAAAATTGCCGTTTCCGAAGGAGTAAGCATTGATGATACAGCACTGACATTAATTGCAAAAAAATCTGACGGGGCTCTAAGAGATGCTCAAAGTCTTTTCGACCAAATTATTTCTTTCAGCGGAAATAACATTGATTCATCTATCCTTTCAAAAATGTTAAATCTTATAGATGAGGATGTATATTTTGCTGTTTCTAATGCTATCTTAGACAAAAACTTTAATGCTGCTTTTGAAATAACTCATAAGCTCTATGAAAATGGCTGGAACTTCACTGACTTTATCAATGGATTAATCGAACACTTCAGAAATATACTTACTGTAATAGTTAAAAAAGATAATAACTTGATAGAAGCAGCAGATGTAATAAAAGAAAAATATTTAAGTTATATTGGCAAATTTTCAGAAAGCGACATACTTAGAATCCTGTCATTCTTGAACAAAACACAATGGGAATTAAAATCATCTTCTAATCAGAAAATAAAGATAGAAATCTCACTTGCTCATTTAATCGGATTAGAAAAATCAGCTACTATTTCAGAAATTCTAAACAAAATTGGAAATGAAAAAATAACACGCGCTCAAGAAGCCAACGACTTAAACAGTCCATCATACAGCACTAAAAAAAAAATTAATTCAATATCCAACGTGACTTCGGTGAAAAAGGAAGAAATAAAATTGCCTGAAGTAACTTCATTTATTCCTCCTTATTCCTCAGTAGATTCAGACTTTCAAAAGATTATTGATAAGTGGCAAGAATTTGTTGAACAGGTAAAAACAGAAAAAATATTTTTTGGCTCTGTGCTGGTAAATTCTAACCCAATAAAGCTTGTCGATAACAAACTTTCAATAACTGTAGAACACCCTGACGACGGCGGGATTATAGAAGAAAATAAATCATATTTAGACAAAAAAACTAAGGAAGTATTTGGAAAAAAAATTGAATTGCATGTAAAATTAGATGGCGATAAAACTCACCAAAAAGAAACAGATTCTACACAACAAAATACAGTTGACGAAAGTTCTATCATTAGTGCAATCATAAATGACCTCGGCGGAAAAGAAATCAAGTAA
- a CDS encoding GAF domain-containing protein yields MAESIIINKSNSTEEIYKALLPQINSLLNPNEPLISNLSNVTAALKDAFDKISWVGFYFLKEATLFLGPFQGKVACTSIQFGKGVCGIAAEKKETIIVEDVEKFPGHIACDANSKSEIVAPLTENQKVFGVLDIDSYSLAAFNSVDKYYIETLCKTLVKKLDFKLVKQILS; encoded by the coding sequence ATGGCAGAAAGCATAATTATCAATAAATCAAATTCTACAGAAGAAATTTACAAAGCTCTTCTTCCACAAATAAATTCATTATTAAACCCCAATGAACCGTTAATATCTAATCTTTCAAATGTTACTGCTGCATTGAAAGATGCATTCGATAAAATTAGTTGGGTAGGTTTTTATTTTTTAAAAGAAGCGACTTTGTTTTTAGGACCATTTCAAGGTAAAGTTGCATGCACAAGCATTCAATTCGGCAAAGGAGTATGCGGCATTGCTGCGGAAAAAAAAGAAACCATTATAGTTGAGGATGTAGAAAAATTTCCTGGACATATAGCTTGTGATGCTAACTCTAAATCAGAAATTGTTGCCCCTTTAACAGAAAACCAAAAAGTCTTTGGCGTTCTTGATATTGACAGCTACAGCTTAGCTGCGTTTAACAGTGTAGATAAATACTACATTGAAACATTATGTAAAACATTAGTAAAGAAACTCGATTTCAAATTAGTAAAACAAATTTTAAGTTAA
- a CDS encoding tetratricopeptide repeat protein yields the protein MKKVTKQLGDGKYKAVIKETTAARTVYPNNFFFYTIEAIACSMLGQSQKALDLLKVAEKKFPDSYEVHFQLAKVYDEMEEFDKAEESYKKSYELTPKEYSDARSDCLNDLGSLYWKIGYKQEAIDNWKLALQEYPQNKNAKNNLKRCINVYGEPKAVSEAMDDISHFYDIQMRKYFAVKNISEFSSLEEANKFMLLIKNAWNNTIVQEKEKLETYTPEEKTKWFESIEIDFDAIELKSENKEKKAGIASKPKKKKRGKLSAAQKEQIEFERKFYFLPEDGLTFAILASPFLLHAGLKFDRLDEILREGTEDEEEQELLIWAADIGHFLFESFGAEDDDIAKDFLSEALEIATEIIDEEDALESLEIIIDTFRKFGEDI from the coding sequence TTGAAAAAAGTAACAAAACAGCTTGGGGATGGCAAATATAAAGCAGTAATTAAAGAAACTACTGCTGCACGCACTGTTTATCCTAATAATTTTTTCTTTTACACAATTGAAGCAATCGCATGTTCTATGCTTGGGCAAAGTCAAAAAGCACTTGATTTGTTGAAAGTCGCTGAAAAAAAATTCCCAGATTCTTATGAAGTACACTTTCAACTTGCTAAAGTGTATGATGAAATGGAAGAGTTTGATAAAGCGGAAGAGTCGTATAAGAAATCTTATGAATTAACCCCAAAAGAATATTCTGATGCTCGTTCTGATTGTTTGAATGACCTCGGTAGTCTTTATTGGAAAATTGGTTATAAGCAAGAAGCTATTGATAACTGGAAGTTAGCATTACAAGAATATCCTCAAAATAAGAATGCAAAAAACAATCTAAAAAGATGTATTAATGTATATGGTGAACCTAAGGCTGTTTCGGAAGCAATGGATGATATTTCCCATTTCTATGATATACAAATGAGAAAGTATTTTGCTGTTAAAAACATTAGTGAGTTTAGTTCTTTAGAAGAAGCCAACAAATTTATGTTGTTAATTAAAAACGCTTGGAATAATACTATTGTTCAAGAAAAAGAAAAGTTAGAGACTTATACACCTGAGGAAAAAACGAAGTGGTTTGAAAGTATTGAAATTGATTTTGATGCTATTGAATTAAAATCTGAAAATAAGGAGAAAAAAGCGGGTATAGCTTCTAAACCTAAGAAGAAGAAAAGGGGAAAATTATCTGCGGCACAAAAGGAGCAAATAGAATTTGAGCGTAAATTTTATTTTTTGCCTGAGGATGGATTAACTTTTGCTATACTCGCCTCTCCTTTTCTTTTACATGCTGGTCTAAAGTTTGATAGGTTAGATGAAATTTTGAGAGAGGGTACTGAAGATGAAGAGGAACAGGAACTTTTAATATGGGCTGCTGATATTGGTCATTTTCTTTTTGAATCATTTGGCGCGGAGGATGATGACATAGCTAAAGATTTTTTGAGTGAAGCGCTTGAAATTGCAACTGAAATAATCGACGAAGAAGATGCACTCGAATCGCTTGAAATAATTATAGATACTTTTAGAAAGTTTGGAGAGGACATTTAA
- the cmk gene encoding (d)CMP kinase, translated as MSKNIVIAIDGPAGSGKSTAAKNLAERLGLIYVDTGAMYRAITYLAIQKGIVNDRNSVIELARNVKLKLKFENGITRVFVNNKEITDKIRSAEINDKVSDISKIPEVRAELVKIQRKLGEDGNLIAEGRDTTTVVFPDADLKIYLTASIDERARRRHKEFLEKGINISLDEVKANLEKRDKLDSERDVSPLKKADDAIEFDNTNISIADEIETLLKKIKEIDK; from the coding sequence ATGTCAAAAAATATAGTTATAGCCATCGATGGACCAGCAGGCTCTGGTAAAAGTACTGCTGCCAAAAATTTGGCTGAACGTTTAGGACTTATTTATGTTGATACTGGTGCGATGTATCGTGCTATAACTTACTTGGCTATTCAGAAAGGTATCGTAAACGATAGAAATTCTGTAATCGAACTTGCTCGAAATGTAAAATTAAAACTGAAATTTGAAAATGGAATAACAAGGGTTTTCGTGAATAATAAAGAAATAACAGATAAAATAAGATCAGCCGAAATAAATGATAAAGTTAGCGATATTAGTAAAATTCCAGAGGTTAGAGCCGAATTGGTAAAAATACAAAGAAAACTTGGCGAAGATGGGAATTTAATAGCTGAAGGAAGAGATACTACAACTGTTGTTTTTCCTGATGCAGATTTGAAAATTTATTTAACAGCATCAATAGATGAACGAGCACGAAGACGTCATAAGGAATTTTTGGAAAAAGGAATTAATATTAGTCTTGATGAAGTTAAAGCTAATTTGGAAAAAAGAGATAAATTGGACAGCGAGAGAGATGTAAGCCCGTTAAAGAAGGCAGACGATGCAATTGAGTTTGATAATACAAATATTTCGATTGCTGATGAAATTGAAACATTGTTAAAGAAAATTAAAGAAATTGATAAATAA
- the lon gene encoding endopeptidase La: MNKPSTKLLNDVVTLDEIPRTLAVLPLRDTVIFPYMIFPVLVGREQSIRAANYALDTSKYIFLTAQKKSNIEEPTTDDIFREGTIAKIIQILKLPNGLLKILVDGIIQGRIIHFTDQKSFFEAEVEVIFPKEDDQRELNALIRQMSNLFKEYVKINKSIPPEAINAFENIEEADRKLFYVAANITQTIEIKQSILQKFSLKEQLYEVIKILHSEIDILKVEKEIESKVQENIAKTQRKFIIQEQIRILQEELGEEDEVSPEFVKLKEKIQKAKMPPEVNEKALEELNKLKKTPPSSPEATVIRNYLDWLIEVPWYQKTKDNLDINNVRKILDEDHYGLEKPKERIVEHIAVLNLVKNMRGQILCFVGPPGVGKTSLGRSIARALGRNFVRISLGGVRDEAEIRGHRRTYIGSMPGKIIQSMKRAKTINPVMLLDEIDKMSMDFRGDPSSAMLEVLDPEQNHTFNDHYLDVDYDLSQVMFITTANVRYNIPLPLQDRMEIIELPGYLEHEKLQIAKRHIIPKQIKAHGLEKFNVEFTDESIIKIINEYTREAGVRNLEREIASVLRKTAREIVLMKSKNGKKLPQKRYNITPDKIEKFLGVAKFRTKKAEKEMRVGSVIGLAWTNVGGEILQVDATIMEGTEKLTLTGQIGDVMKESAMAALSYLRSNAKELKLPNNFTKGKEIHIHLPEGAIPKDGPSAGITLAMAIYSAVSNKPARSDIAMTGEITLRGKVLPIGGLNEKLLAAKRTGIKTVLIPKENEKDLAEIKEEIKQGLKIIPISLIKEAIPHVFGTTKQRKKTKKRTNN; this comes from the coding sequence ATGAACAAGCCATCTACAAAGTTGTTAAATGACGTTGTTACATTAGACGAGATACCTCGTACTTTAGCAGTGCTGCCTTTGAGGGATACAGTTATTTTTCCTTATATGATATTCCCAGTCTTGGTGGGAAGAGAACAATCAATAAGAGCGGCTAATTATGCCCTTGACACATCAAAGTATATCTTTTTAACTGCTCAAAAAAAGTCTAATATTGAAGAACCAACTACTGATGATATTTTTAGAGAAGGAACAATTGCAAAAATTATCCAGATATTAAAATTGCCCAATGGGTTATTAAAAATTTTAGTTGATGGAATTATACAAGGACGAATAATACATTTTACAGACCAAAAATCTTTTTTCGAAGCTGAGGTTGAAGTAATATTTCCTAAAGAAGATGACCAGCGCGAATTGAACGCATTAATTAGACAAATGTCTAACCTCTTCAAAGAATATGTTAAAATCAACAAATCGATTCCACCGGAAGCAATTAATGCTTTTGAAAACATCGAAGAAGCCGATAGAAAATTATTTTACGTTGCTGCTAACATTACTCAAACAATTGAAATTAAGCAGTCTATACTCCAAAAATTCTCATTAAAGGAACAACTTTATGAGGTAATTAAAATTCTTCATTCAGAAATAGATATTTTAAAAGTAGAAAAAGAAATTGAGAGCAAGGTCCAGGAAAACATAGCTAAAACTCAGCGTAAGTTTATTATTCAAGAGCAAATTAGAATTTTACAAGAAGAGTTAGGCGAGGAAGATGAGGTCTCTCCGGAATTTGTAAAGCTCAAAGAAAAAATCCAAAAAGCAAAGATGCCCCCAGAGGTTAACGAAAAAGCTCTTGAAGAACTGAACAAACTAAAAAAAACACCGCCAAGCTCACCTGAAGCTACAGTTATTCGCAATTATTTAGACTGGCTTATTGAAGTGCCTTGGTATCAAAAAACCAAAGACAATTTAGATATTAACAATGTTCGAAAAATTCTGGACGAGGACCATTATGGACTCGAAAAACCAAAAGAACGAATAGTTGAGCATATTGCTGTTCTTAATTTAGTTAAAAATATGCGTGGACAAATTTTATGTTTTGTTGGACCTCCTGGCGTTGGCAAAACCTCATTAGGCAGGTCAATAGCCCGCGCACTTGGAAGAAATTTCGTTAGGATTAGTCTTGGCGGTGTCCGCGATGAAGCTGAAATCCGAGGTCATCGCAGAACCTACATAGGTTCTATGCCTGGAAAAATTATTCAGTCAATGAAACGAGCAAAAACTATTAACCCTGTTATGTTGCTTGATGAAATTGACAAAATGAGTATGGACTTTCGTGGCGACCCTTCCTCTGCTATGCTAGAAGTTTTAGACCCTGAACAAAATCATACTTTCAACGACCACTATCTCGATGTAGACTATGACCTTTCTCAAGTAATGTTTATTACAACTGCAAACGTAAGGTACAATATTCCTCTACCTTTGCAAGATAGGATGGAAATTATTGAACTACCAGGTTACTTAGAGCACGAAAAACTTCAGATTGCCAAAAGGCACATTATTCCCAAACAAATAAAGGCACACGGCCTAGAAAAATTTAATGTTGAATTTACAGATGAATCAATTATAAAAATAATTAATGAATATACACGCGAAGCTGGTGTAAGAAACTTGGAGAGAGAAATTGCTTCTGTCCTAAGAAAAACAGCTCGCGAAATAGTTCTTATGAAATCAAAAAATGGGAAGAAACTTCCACAAAAAAGATACAATATTACTCCCGATAAAATTGAAAAATTCCTAGGTGTGGCTAAATTTAGAACCAAAAAAGCAGAAAAAGAAATGCGCGTGGGCAGTGTTATTGGTTTAGCGTGGACCAACGTTGGCGGCGAGATTCTTCAAGTAGACGCTACCATAATGGAAGGGACTGAAAAGCTAACTTTAACTGGACAAATTGGCGATGTAATGAAAGAATCTGCAATGGCTGCCCTTAGTTATTTAAGGTCAAACGCAAAAGAATTAAAGCTGCCCAACAACTTTACAAAAGGAAAAGAAATTCATATACATTTGCCTGAAGGAGCTATACCAAAGGATGGACCTTCTGCTGGAATTACACTCGCAATGGCTATTTATTCGGCTGTAAGTAACAAACCTGCACGTTCTGATATCGCTATGACTGGAGAAATAACTCTAAGAGGAAAAGTTCTGCCCATTGGCGGTTTAAATGAAAAACTATTAGCAGCAAAAAGAACCGGGATTAAAACCGTACTTATACCTAAAGAAAACGAAAAGGACCTTGCCGAAATAAAAGAAGAAATAAAGCAAGGATTGAAAATTATTCCAATTAGTTTAATTAAAGAGGCAATCCCCCATGTATTTGGAACAACTAAACAGAGAAAGAAAACAAAAAAAAGAACTAACAACTAA
- a CDS encoding inositol monophosphatase family protein: protein MIEKIINISKEAGEIIRDGFGKHKSVEFKTNSSNLVTEIDKESEKLIINFIEKEFPAHTIIAEETGHLEKNSEYTWIIDPLDGTTNFAHGLPIFSVSIGLLKKNEVVCGVVYDVMNDIVYSSEKGGGSFKNALKISVSTNSNLEESLLVTGFPYDIKNNPHKAIEKFAGFLKAARAIRRLGSAALDMCYVASGIFDGFWEVQINPWDIAAGKLIVEEAGGLVTDFNGKPMDVFSPQMLASNGYIHNSMLQILKLYE from the coding sequence ATGATAGAGAAAATAATAAATATTTCGAAAGAAGCAGGGGAAATTATTAGAGATGGATTTGGCAAACACAAAAGTGTGGAATTTAAAACCAATTCGTCAAACTTAGTTACAGAAATTGATAAAGAGTCAGAAAAGTTAATTATAAACTTTATAGAAAAAGAATTCCCTGCGCATACAATTATTGCAGAAGAGACGGGCCATCTCGAAAAGAATTCAGAGTACACATGGATAATTGATCCTTTAGATGGAACGACTAATTTTGCTCATGGACTACCAATTTTTTCCGTCTCAATTGGTTTACTAAAGAAAAATGAAGTTGTCTGCGGCGTTGTTTACGATGTGATGAATGACATCGTTTACTCATCCGAGAAAGGAGGTGGTTCGTTTAAAAACGCTCTAAAAATTTCTGTTAGCACCAATTCCAATCTTGAAGAAAGTTTACTTGTTACAGGATTTCCGTACGATATAAAAAACAACCCGCACAAAGCAATTGAAAAATTTGCTGGGTTTTTAAAGGCTGCACGTGCTATAAGAAGGCTTGGTTCGGCTGCTCTTGACATGTGTTACGTTGCATCTGGAATTTTTGATGGGTTTTGGGAAGTACAAATTAATCCATGGGATATTGCAGCAGGAAAGCTAATAGTAGAAGAAGCAGGTGGATTAGTTACTGATTTTAATGGGAAACCAATGGATGTTTTTTCCCCTCAAATGCTGGCATCTAATGGATACATTCATAATTCAATGCTGCAGATATTAAAACTTTACGAATAA